Genomic segment of Halostella limicola:
CCAACTTCCCTTCGGCGATGATGCACATCGTTTGGCGGTGCCGCTGGAGACGACCCACTTCTACTGGGGCGCGGTCGGGGTCGGTACTGCAACTGACCCGCCCGCGGCGCTCGCCGACGAATTCTGTGGTGCTCAAACACGGATTCTCGACGAGTGCCGCGACCGCATCGACTGTACGCTGACTCTCGACGGCGACGCCGAAGCACTCTTGGAGGAGGTTCGTCGCACTGGCGACCGCCGCGAACGAGCGTTCTGGAAAGCGACGGAGCCGCCCGAGTTGCCGCTGACGGCGACCGCGACACTCACGACGGACGGGGAGGCGCCGTCGCTTGGATCTGAACCAATCGCGCTCTGGACGCCTGCGAACGAGGTGATCCCGTGGGGCGAGACAGTTCGGACGGAACTCGAACTCGTGGCGGCGTCGTCAACCATCCCGATGGGTACAGACAGACTCTGGGGCCGGCATGACGTCTACGTTCCACAGCCAGTGAGTCTCGTCTGACGGACCTCGGCAGTAACGCCGCCGCGTCCGGTGAACCTGATAGCGCTCTCGCAGGCACGACTCCTTCCTCGTACGCGCGAACCCTTTTGTCTCGACGCCCTGTGGGCTTCGTATGACCGGTATCACCGAACGGGCGCGGGCCGTCGAGCAGTCGTCGATCCGCCTGATGTTCGACATGGCCGAAGCGTCCGACCAGGACCTCGTCCGCCTCGAAGTGGGCGAACCCGACTTCGACACGCCCGAACACATCGTCGACGCCGCGCACGACGCAGCCCAAGCGGGCCACACTCACTACACGTCGAACGCCGGGCTACCCGAACTTCGCGAGGCTATCAGCGACACGATGCGCGACGAGTTCGACGTGCGCGTCGACCCGGACGAGGTCGTCGTCACCAACGGCGGCATGGAGGCGCTGCACCTCGCCGTGCTCGCGACCGTCGGCCCGGGCGAGGAGTTGCTGCTCCCGTCGCCGACCTGGCCGAACTACCGAGGGCAGGCGCTGCTGGCGGACGGCGTCCCCGTCGAGGTGCCGATGCCCGCGGCCGAGGGGTATCCCCTCGACCCGGACCGCGTCCGCGACGCGATGTCCGAGGACACCGCGGCGGTCGTGCTGTGTTCGCCGTCGAACCCGACCGGGCAGGTCTACGAGGAAGACGCGATCCGAGCGGTGGTCGCTGCGGCGGCCGATCACGACGCGTACGTCGTCGCCGACGAGGTGTACGCGGGGCTCTCGTACGACCGCGACGTCACCGGAATCGCGGCGCTCACTGACCATCCGGACCACGTTCTCACGGTCAACTCCTGCTCGAAGAGCTACGCGATGACGGGCTGGCGGCTCGGCTGGCTCGCCGGCCCGAGCGAGGCGACCGACGAGGTGACGAAGATGCACGAGAGCACCACCGCGTGCGCCTCGTCGGTCGCCCAGCACGCCGCACTGGCGGCGCTGACCGGGCCACAGGAGCCGATCGAGGAGATGTACGAGACGTTCCGGGAGCGGCGTGACTACGTCGTCGACCGTATCGAGGCTATCGAGGGGTTCTCTTGTCCACGGCCAGAGGGGGCGTTTTACGCGTTCGTCGACCCGGACGTCGAGGCGTCGAGTCTCGACGTCGCGAAGGAACTGCTGACCGACTACGGCGTCGTGCTCGCGCCCGGCGACGGGTTCGGCGAGGCGGGCGAGGGGCAACTTCGGCTGAGCTTCGCCAACGATATGGACCGTCTCGAAACCGGCTTCGACCGCATCGAGCGCTTCTTCGACGACCGCTGACGCTCGAAACAGCGCGAACAGTCGATTGACGGGTGTCCGCTTGCTTTCTAACTAAACGAGCGGTCTTTCTAGAGTTTCTAGAATAGTGGTACTGGTTACCTCAGCGGCAGTGGATATGCTTGTACGGTAGGGTTCCATCCAAGACTGCTCTCTGTGTCGGCCAACGTTCGTCGAACGCGACCACGAGGAGTCCGGCGCGACGGCGCTTGCCGCCGGCGAAGTGACGATGACGCCGTCCTACACCGACCGCCCGAGCGTCGCGGCACATGCGAACGCGTTCTTCCGCGAGTACGACGGGGCCGAGTTCACCGAGCGGCTGAGCCTCGAACTCGTGCCGTCGAAGTGAGAGGCTGAGGCTCGGCTGTGCGCCGACGGTTGGCGGCCGGCGACCTCTCGGTCGAGATCCTCGATCCGGATCCGTCGAGACCTGTCATCCCCCGATTCGATCTCGACGGTCTCGCCGGCGCTGTTCGCCACGACGATACAAAGTTCGAACTGAGACGAACCCTTATTCCAGAGTCCCGGGAGTGAAATGACTATTTCCTCTTTCCTGTGGTGACGCGGCCTAGGATCGGTTCTAATCTATGCCATTCTTATTCTTGGTTGTATGAGAATTCGCAGGGCGGCTCTGGAGTATACATA
This window contains:
- a CDS encoding pyridoxal phosphate-dependent aminotransferase, giving the protein MTGITERARAVEQSSIRLMFDMAEASDQDLVRLEVGEPDFDTPEHIVDAAHDAAQAGHTHYTSNAGLPELREAISDTMRDEFDVRVDPDEVVVTNGGMEALHLAVLATVGPGEELLLPSPTWPNYRGQALLADGVPVEVPMPAAEGYPLDPDRVRDAMSEDTAAVVLCSPSNPTGQVYEEDAIRAVVAAAADHDAYVVADEVYAGLSYDRDVTGIAALTDHPDHVLTVNSCSKSYAMTGWRLGWLAGPSEATDEVTKMHESTTACASSVAQHAALAALTGPQEPIEEMYETFRERRDYVVDRIEAIEGFSCPRPEGAFYAFVDPDVEASSLDVAKELLTDYGVVLAPGDGFGEAGEGQLRLSFANDMDRLETGFDRIERFFDDR